Genomic DNA from Deltaproteobacteria bacterium PRO3:
AACGGGCTCGCCGCCGATTTCGCGGGGATTCAGAGTTTCGAAGGGAGTCCCCATCGCCTGCAGCACTTCGAGGACGCCGGTGCGGGTGGGATTGATGCCGACGTTTTTCAGCAGGATCTCGGAGCCACTGCCGATCGCCCCTCCCACTAGGAAGAAGGCCGCCGAGCTGATGTCACCGGGGATCTCGAGGTCCTCGGCCTTGAGGCTTTGCCCCGAGCGGAGGCGGATCAGGCCGCCGGAGATTTCCAGTGCCACGCCCTTGTGCCGGAGCATCCGCTCGCTGTGGTCGCGCGAGGCCGTCCCCTCCTCCACGCCGGTCTCGCCCGAGGCGTAGAGGCCCGCCAGCAGGATGGCGCTTTTGATCTGGGCGCTGGCCACGGGGAGCTTGTAATGGATGCCGCGCAGCGGGCGCCCCGTGACCTTGACGACGCGCTCGGTCTCGGAGGCGCGGAATTCCTCGATCTGGGCGCCCATCTCGCGCAGCGGCTTCGCGACCCGTTCCATGGGACGGCGGTTGAGGCTGGCGTCGCCGGTCAGGCGCGACTCGAAGGGCTGGCCGGCCAGAATGCCCATCATCAGGCGCATCGTCGTGCCGGAGTTCCCGCAGTCGAGGACTTTTTGCGGGGGTTTCAAGCCCCTCAATCCGACGCCTTGGACGACGACGCGGTCCGGAAAAATATCGACTTGGACGCCCAGCTCCCGGAAGCAGCCGATCGTGGAGAGGACGTCCTCCCCCATCAAGAGGCCGCGCAGCGTGGAAACCCCCTCCGAGAGGGCCGAGAGCATGACGGCCCGGTGCGAGACCGACTTGTCGCCGGGGACCTGGATCTCGCCCCTCAGCGTCGGGGCGGGGTGGACGCGGACGTTCTTCACAGCTTCCTCCGCACCCTCGCGGCCGACTCGAAGAATTTCTCCAGCCCCTTAGCGTCCCGCTTGGCCAGCAGGCCCTTCAGCTGCTTGAGGAACTGCTCGTGGCGGTCGATCATGCGCAGGATCTCGCGGTGATTGTCGAGGCCGATGTCGGTCCACATCTGCGCCGAGCTGGCCGCGATGCGGGTGACGTCGCGGAAGCTGCTGCCGGAGAGCTTCAGGGCCTTGCCCCCTTGCAGGCCCATCGCCGCGTGCACCAGGGCGTAGGCGAGCATGTGCGGGAGGTGGCTGATCGCGGCGAGGATCTCGTCGTGCTCTTTGGGCGAGATCGCGAGGGGTTTGGCGCCCAGGGCCTTGGCCAGCCGGCTGAGGCGCTTGGCGGCCTTTTGGCTCGCCGCGGAATCGGGCGTGAAGACCCACCAACGCCCCTCGAAGAGGCCCTCGAGGGCGGAGGCCATGCCGGTCTTCTCGGTGCCGGCGATGGGGTGGCCGCCGACGAAGACCACGCCCTTCGGCAAAAGCTTCTTGGCCCGGCGGACGATGTTCTCCTTGGTGCTGCCGACGTCGGTGACGACGGCGCCCTTTTTCAGGCCGGGGGCGATCTTGCGCAGCAGCTCGGGGATGTGGCGCACGGGCGTCGCCAGGACGACCAGGTCGGCGTCGCGCACTGCCGCGACCGGGTCGCCGGTCACGGCGTCGCAGGCCCTGCGCTTGAGCGCCGCGCGCCGGGAGGGCGCCGAGCGGTTGTAGCCGACGACGCGCCGGGCGAGGCGGCGTTTCTTGAGGTCGAGGGCGATGGAGCCGCCGATGAGGCCGAGGCCGAGGATGGCGATGTTGTTGTAGAGCTTCGCCACTGTCTTACTTTCCCACTTCCCGCGGATACGAACCCAATATTTGGAAGAAACTGCACTCCTTCTCCATCTGCGCCAGCACTTCCCTGATCTCGGGACTCTCCTGGTGGCCGTCCAAGTCGATGAAAAAGACGTACTCCCAGGCCCGCTTTTTCAGCGGCCGGGATTCGATCTTGGTCAGGTTGATGCGGTGGTCGGCCAAGGGCTTCAGCAGCCGGAACAGGACGCCCGGCTCGTCGCGGGTCGAGAACATGATCGAGGTCTTGTCCTGCCCCGTCGGCGAGGTGGCCCGCTTGCCGATGACCAAAAACCGGGTGAAGTTGTTCGGATAGTCCTCGATGTGCCGGCGCAGGACGTTCAGGCCGTAGAGCTTGGCGGCGTAGTCGCTGGCGATGGCGGCGGCGCCCTTCTCTTTGGCCGCGAGCACGGCGCCCTTCGAGTTGGAGTCGGTCGGCAGGAGCTTGGCCCCCGGCAGGTGCTCTTCCAGCCAATTGCGGCATTGGGCCAGGCCCTGCGGATGGGCGTAGACTTTCTTGATGGCGCGCAGGTCCTTCGCCTTGGAGAGGAGGTTGTGGTTGATCTCCATTTGGATTTCGCCGCAGATCGTGAGCGTGAACTCCATGAAGAGGTCGAGCGTGTGCGAGACGACGCCCTCGGTGGAGTTTTCGATGGGGACGATGCCGTAGTCGACGCGCGAGTTGACGACCTGCTCGAAGACCTGTCGCGGCGTGGTCTGCGGAACGAACTGCGTCGCGATCCCGAACTTCCTAATGGCGGCCAGGTGCGTGTAGGTTCCTTCGGGCCCGAGATAGGCCACCTGGAGCGGTGCTTCGAGGGCCAGCGAGGCGCTGAGGATCTCGCGAAAGATCCCCTCCACCGCCCGGTTGTCGTAGGGACCTCGGTTGAGCCGCCGCAGCCGCTGGAAGACCAGGGCCTCGCGCTCGGGGATGTGGAAGGCGCTGCCCTGCTTTTGCTTGATGCGCCCGATGGCCTGCACCTCTTTGCCCCGTTTCGAGAGCAGGTCGAGAAGCTTGGCGTCGAGGGCGTCGATGCGGTCGCGGTGTTTTTTGAGGTCTTCGGACTGGCCCATGAATCCACCTTTGCCTGGCCAGGCTGTCCTACTTTTGAAAGGCGGAAGAGTCAATGATTTGCGGGATTTCGCCCGTCGGACGGGTCAGGCCGCGTAGGCCCGGTGGAAGCAGGCCTGCATGCGCCGCAGGTATTCGGAAAAACATTCGGACTCGAAGGCGAGCAAGGCGTCGGCTTCGCCCTCGCTGAAGCCGGGGACGAGCGGCATCTTGCCCTCGAGGTAGCTTAGGTGCTCGCTCTCGTCCTTGATGATCTTTTGAATGATGATCTTCGAGGGGGCCTCGGAGAGCCGGTTGTAATAATGGGGGTAGACGCTCATCGCCCGCTTTTCGACGATGAAGCTGGTCAGGAGGTAGCAGTAAAGCGGGTTCTCGGCGCCGTTGGCCCTTTGCACCCAGGCGTCGATCTCGCCGTCGATCTTTTGGAAATAGTCCTCCGCGATGTCTTGGTATTCTTGGGAAAAACTCTCCCCCTTCTGGCGGCCGAAATTTTTTTCGGCCAATTCCCTCAGCATGTAGCTGTGTTGGATCTCGTCGGTGAGGTGGTGGTAGACGCCTTTGTTGACGTTGTCGTAACCCAGGGCCTTCACCATTTTGCGGTAGCCGATGTACTCGAGGTAGGAAAGCGAGCGTAACCACAGGTAATGCTTGGATTCGGTCGCCGTGACCTCGTCGAGGAAGGACTGCCAGTCTTGTTGTGCTTGGGCGTTCATACGCTTACCCCTTTTCGAAACACCCGCCCGAAATATTCCTGATTTCCGGGCTTTGCCTCATCGCGTCAAGGAAGTCAATAGCCCAAAATTCTTGTCTCCCCCGTGTAAAGAGGTTATGGGCGAGGCCATGATTCAACGATTTCGCGGCGGAATTTGGTGGGCGACCCTCTTGGTGGTCTTAATCGGCATCGGGGCGAGTGCCTATCTGGTCCAGCAGCATTTTCTGCACCTGCAGGCGGCCTTCACCTCGAAATCCCTCTGCAATATCAGCGCCTATTTGAACTGCGACCTGGTCCTGACCAGCGTCTATGCGAGCCTGGGCACCCTCCCCCTGGGAGGCCTGGGCCTGGTCTTCTACGTCTACCTCCTGGGCGCCCTGCTCTACGCGCGGCTGGCCCCGGACAGCCTGGCGGAGGTCTTGGCCCTCCCCGCCCTCTTGGCGTTGTTTTCCGTCCTGCTCAGCCTCTTCCTGGCCTACGTCAGCTTCTTCCAACTGCGTTCGATGTGCATCTTCTGCACCTCGCTCTACGTCGTGAATATCTTGCTCTGGTTTTTACTCAAGGCCCTGATCGGGCAAGGAGGACCCGTGACACTCTTCAAGCGCATCCCCTGGGGAAAGAGCCTCGCCTACTTCGCGATCGTCTTCGCGATCGGCGGGATCCTCCTCCACACCAGCCACAAGCAGTATGCGAAGGAGCTGTCCCCCGCCGATGCTAAGGCCTACCTCGAGCAATTCTTCGCGCAGCAGCCTTACAACATTGACGTCTCCGGCCGGCCCTTCTGGGGAAATCCCGACGCGAAGGTCGTGATCGCGGAGTTCAGCGACATGGAATGCCCCTACTGCAAGGTCGCCGCCTTCAATCTCAAGCCCATCCTGAGCGACTACAAGGACAAGGTGAAACTGGTCTTCCTGAACTATCCCTTGGACAAGAATTGCAACCCGGCGATCACCCGCGACCTGCACGTCAACGCTTGCAACGCGGCCTACGCCTCCTACTGCGCAGGCAAGCAGGGGAAGTTTTGGGAGTATCACGACGCGGCCTTCGAGCGGCAGCCGAAGTTCTCCCGGGAGTCGCTGGAGAACATCGCCAAGAAGCTGAAGTTGGATCTAAGCGCCTTCCAGGCCTGCCTGGGCTCGGAGGAAGCCAAGCAATTCGTCCTCGCTGATATCGAGCTGGGCAACAAGGCGAACGTCCAAGGAACGCCGGCGGTCTTCATCAACGGGCGGCCCTTCCCTAATTGGATCTCGAAGAAATTGGTGCATCAGGCGCTGGATCGGATCTTGGCGGAACAGTAGGGGCCGTTCGCGAACGGCCCCTACAGCCGCTGCGACAAAGCCATACTCTGAATTATCCAATTCGGCGCGTCTCGGGGCGGGCGAACACAAGGTTCGCCCCTACAGGTAGGTGATGCAGTAATCGCAGGCCTCGGCCTCTCCCGCCAGCACCGCGCGGGTCTTCTTTTTCTTTGGCGCCTTCCCAAGGCTCAGGACTTGGTCGCCGTGGCTGCCGTAGCGGTAGACCGTGATCCCCTTGCACTTCTGCTCGTAGGCCGACATGTAGACCTGGTAGACCTCCTCCCAGGTCGCGTCTTCCGGCAGATTTACCGTCTTGCTGACCGCGTTGTCGGTGTATTTCTGGAAGACCGCCTGCATCTTCACGTGATCGAGCGGCTTGAGATCCATCGCCGTCTTGAAGAGCTCTTGCAATTTCTTCGGCACCCCCGCCAGGCCCTGCACGCTCCCCGTCTCCGCGATCTTCGTGAAGAGCTCGCGGTCGTTCAATCCCTCGGCCTTCATTCGGGCGAGAAAGGTCGGGAGGATCTCGAGCGCCTCCTCCCCTTCCAAAAATTTACGATAGTAGCAGAGGGCGAAGGCCGGCTCGATGCCGCCGGTGGTGTTGGCAATGAGGCTCAAGGTGCCGCTGGGCGCGATCGTAGTCAGGGTGGCGTTGCGTATCGGCGGCATCCGCAGCTTCTCCAGGGCCGAGCCCTTGTAGTTGGGGAAGGCCCCCCGCTGCTTGGCCAGCGACATCGAGGCCTGGCGGCAGCGCTTGAGAAACAGCTTCATCGTGGTCGTCGCGAAGCTGCGCGCCTTGGCCGAGTCGTAGGGGATGTCAAGCTTCATCAGCATGTCGGCGAAGCCCATCACGCCCAGGCCGATCTTGCGGTTGCCCAGGGTGAGCTTTTGGATCTCGGGTAAGGGGTAGTGGTTGACGTCGATCACGTTGTCGAGGAAGCGCACCGCCAAATCGATCAGGATTTCGAAGCGCTCCTCGTCGAATTCGCCCTGGTTCACCAAGGCGGCCAAATTGATCGAGCCCAGATTGCAGCTTTCGTAGGGCAGGAGCGGCTGCTCGCCGCAGGGATTGGTCGCCTCCAGGGCACCCAGTTGGGGAGTCGGATTGTGGCGGTTGATTTCGTCCAGAAACAACAGGCCCGGGTCGCCGGTCGCGGCCGCGGCTTTGCAGAGCGCCTCGAAGATCTCCCGCGCCGGCACGAAGCGGACGATCTTGCCGTTGCGGGGATTCACCAGGGGATAAGTTGTCCCTTTTTTAAGGCAGCGCATGAAGTGGCTGGTGACGGCGACGGAGAGGTTGAAGTTCTCCAGGCCTCCCTCTTCCTTGGCGCGAATGAAGTCCATCACGTCGGGGTGGTCGACGCGCAGCACGCCCATGTTGGCGCCTCTTCGCTGGCGGCCCAGCTTGGCGACCTCGGTCGCGTTGTCGAAGAGCTTGAGGAAGGAGACCGGCCCGCTGGCCAGGCCCCCGGTGGAGCTGACGGGGTCGTTTTTGGGCCGGATCGAGGAGAAGCTGAAGCCGGTGCCGGCCCCCGTCTTGTGCAGCAGCGTCATCTGCTGGACCGCCTTGGTGATGCCCTCGATGCTGTCGGGCACAGGCAGGACGAAGCAAGCGGCCAGCTGGCCCTTTTCCTTGCCGGCATTCATCAGGGTCGGGGAATTGGGGAGGAACTCCAGATGGGACATCATCTGGTAGTATTCGTTTTCGTAGTAATCGACCTCGTCCAGCGAGCTGAAGGCGGCCTCGGCCTGGGCGACGGCGTGGGCGACGCGGCGAAACAGGTCTTTGGGGCTTTCGACGACGCGGTTGAGGCTGTCCCTCCGCAAATAGCGCGCCTCCAAAATCCTTAACGCGGTGGGCGAAAGGGACTTCATGCTCACAAACTCCTCTGATGGGAATTTTAATCCATCCCGAGTCAAGTCCCCAAAACAATCTTTGGAAAAAATGAAGGGGCCTGGAGCGGGGAATGACGCGATCGGTTAAATGCGGCGTTTTTGTAGAGGATTTATGCAGGGGCGAACCATTTTGGGTAAAAAAAAGTGCCCTTTTGGGCCACCTAAGACATGGAGCGGGAGACGGGGCTCGAGACGATTCGCCCGCTCGAAGTGAATTCGAGCGGGCTAAAGCCGTGGGTCCGAGCCCCTTGGATTCTTAAAGGGAGGTTTTTTTTGGATAAAAAAAAGGTGGCCTTTTGGGCCACCTAAGACATGGAGCGGGAGACGGGGCTCGAACCCGCGACGTCAACCTTGGCAAGGTTGCACTCTACCACTGAGTTACTCCCGCATGGGTGGGAGGCTCATATCGGCCTCCCCCGGAATTGTCAACCGTTCCGAAAACCTAGTCCCCTACCTCCAATTTCGAAAATCGCATGCGAATTTCGAAATTGGAGGAACCCCTTTGCTATCCCCTTCTTTATCAAAAATGCGAAATATGATCTAGGGCGCCCATGCATTGGGATGCCGTCATCATCGGGGCCGGAGCCGCGGGGCTGATGTGCGCCGTCGAGGCCGGGAAACGGGGCCGCCGGGTCCTCGTCCTGGAACACGCGGACCGGGTCGGCAAGAAGATCCTCATCTCCGGCGGCGGGCGCTGCAACTTCACCAACCGCAAGGTCGGCCCCGAGAACTTCCTCTCGGCCAATCCCCATTTCTGCCGCTCCGCCCTCGCCCGCTATCGCCCCGAGGACTTCATGGACCTCGTGCAAAGCCACGGCATCCCCTACTACGAAAAGACCCTGGGCCAGCTCTTCTGCCGCGGCTCCTCGAAAGAAATCGTGGCCATGTTGCTGAAGGAATGCGCGGCCGCCAAGGTCAAGATACACTTGAAGAGCCGTATATTTTCCATCGAGAATAACGGGCATTTTCGTTTGGACACCGACCAGGGTCTCCTGGAGGCCGGCGCCCTCGTCGTGGCCACGGGCGGCCTGTCCTACGCCCAGCTCGGGGCCTCGCCCTTCGGCTACGAGATCGCCCGCCGCTTCGGCCACGGCCTGATTGAGTGCCGGCCGGGCCTGGTCCCCCTCACCCTGCCCCCCGCGCTGAGCGAGCGCTGGCGCGAGCTGTCGGGCGTCTCCGCCGAAGTGCGGGTGTCCTGCGGCAGGGCGAGCTTCCGCGAGGCCCTGCTCTTCACCCACCGGGGCCTGAGCGGGCCGGCCATTCTGCAGGCCTCTTCCTACTGGGAGGCCGGAGAGCCGCTTCGCATCGACCTGCTGCCGGATCTGGAGGTCCGGGATTACCTCCTGCAGAAAAAAAGGGCCGGCGAGCGCTCCGAGCTGAAAAACCTCCTCGCCGCCCTCCTGCCCAAGCGCTTCGTCGAGCGCTGGTGCGAGCTGCACTTCCCCTCCCGTCCCCTCCCCCAATACTCCGACCGGGAGCTCGGCGAGCTGGGCGCCTTGTTGAAAAATTGGGAGCTCGTGCCGGAGGGAACCGAGGGTTACGCCAAGGCCGAGGTCACCCGCGGCGGCGTCGACACCGCCGGGCTTTCTTCCAAGACCCTGCAGTCGCAAAAAGTCCCCGGGCTTTATTTCATCGGCGAGGTCGTGGACGTGACGGGTTGGCTGGGCGGCTATAACTTTCAATGGGCCTGGGCCTCGGGCTTCGCGGCGGGTCAGGCGCTTTGAATGAGGGCCTCTTTATCCGGGCGCGAGAGCCGCTTGATGGCCGCCTCCCGGATCGAGGCCGCGGAGCGGTCGGGCTGCGGCTCCTGATACACCAGGGTGACGGGCAGACGGGCGCGGGTGTAGCGCGAGGCCTTGCCCTCCAGGTGCCGTTCGAGGCGCTTCGCGAGGTCTTTGGCGATGCCGGTGTAGAGGCTGCCGTCGGCGCATTTCAGGATGTAGACAAACCACCCGGCTTGATTCATGATCCGCCCTATGGAAGTTCCCTCGATCAAAAATCTGCAGCAGCGCGCCCTGCGCCTGGTCCAAGACCCCGAACAGCTCGACAAGCTGGTTCAGGAGGCCGACGCCAAGGCCCAGGCCCAGCAGTCGCGGCTGGGTGCCTTTTGGGACGAATTGAAAACTTTGCTCCGCCTCCTGCGCGCCTACGGGACCGGCCGCTACCGCGACGTCCCCTGGAAGTCGCTCCTGGCCGCGGCGGGGGCCGTGTTGTACTTCCTCAATCCCTTCGATCTTATCGCCGATTTCATCTACGCCTTCGGCTTTGTCGACGACGCCGTGGTGGTCGGCCTGGTATTGTCCTCGATCCGCCGCGACCTTCAACGCTTCACGGCCTGGGAACAGAGCCAAGAAATTCGAACAAGCGACGGTTGAAGGCCTCGGGGTTCTCGAGGTTGCTCATATGCGCGGCGCCGGGGATGATCTCGAGACGCGAGCCGCGGATTTTTTCGTGCATGGCCCGCGCCGCTTCCGGCGGCGTGGTTCGGTCTTTTTCCCCGACTAAAATGAGGACCGGTACCCGGACTTTTTCGAGCGAGGCCGTCGTGTCGCTGCGCGCCGCGAGGGCGATCAGGGTGCCGGCGATGCCGCGCGGCGGGGTGGCCGCGACGATGCCGCGGATCAAGGCCACCGCCTCGGGTCGGCGCT
This window encodes:
- the aroA gene encoding 3-phosphoshikimate 1-carboxyvinyltransferase, whose amino-acid sequence is MKNVRVHPAPTLRGEIQVPGDKSVSHRAVMLSALSEGVSTLRGLLMGEDVLSTIGCFRELGVQVDIFPDRVVVQGVGLRGLKPPQKVLDCGNSGTTMRLMMGILAGQPFESRLTGDASLNRRPMERVAKPLREMGAQIEEFRASETERVVKVTGRPLRGIHYKLPVASAQIKSAILLAGLYASGETGVEEGTASRDHSERMLRHKGVALEISGGLIRLRSGQSLKAEDLEIPGDISSAAFFLVGGAIGSGSEILLKNVGINPTRTGVLEVLQAMGTPFETLNPREIGGEPVADLRVRSAPLRAARISGALIPRLIDEIPILCIAAAAAQGTTEVRDAEELRVKETDRIAAMERELAKLGVKARGVSDGIDVTGPANFQAGDFESGTDHRVAMSMAVAATRAPRPSRVLDVDCVQTSYPNFFDQLQSLGAKVEFEG
- a CDS encoding adenosylcobalamin-dependent ribonucleoside-diphosphate reductase, producing MKSLSPTALRILEARYLRRDSLNRVVESPKDLFRRVAHAVAQAEAAFSSLDEVDYYENEYYQMMSHLEFLPNSPTLMNAGKEKGQLAACFVLPVPDSIEGITKAVQQMTLLHKTGAGTGFSFSSIRPKNDPVSSTGGLASGPVSFLKLFDNATEVAKLGRQRRGANMGVLRVDHPDVMDFIRAKEEGGLENFNLSVAVTSHFMRCLKKGTTYPLVNPRNGKIVRFVPAREIFEALCKAAAATGDPGLLFLDEINRHNPTPQLGALEATNPCGEQPLLPYESCNLGSINLAALVNQGEFDEERFEILIDLAVRFLDNVIDVNHYPLPEIQKLTLGNRKIGLGVMGFADMLMKLDIPYDSAKARSFATTTMKLFLKRCRQASMSLAKQRGAFPNYKGSALEKLRMPPIRNATLTTIAPSGTLSLIANTTGGIEPAFALCYYRKFLEGEEALEILPTFLARMKAEGLNDRELFTKIAETGSVQGLAGVPKKLQELFKTAMDLKPLDHVKMQAVFQKYTDNAVSKTVNLPEDATWEEVYQVYMSAYEQKCKGITVYRYGSHGDQVLSLGKAPKKKKTRAVLAGEAEACDYCITYL
- a CDS encoding NAD(P)/FAD-dependent oxidoreductase, producing the protein MHWDAVIIGAGAAGLMCAVEAGKRGRRVLVLEHADRVGKKILISGGGRCNFTNRKVGPENFLSANPHFCRSALARYRPEDFMDLVQSHGIPYYEKTLGQLFCRGSSKEIVAMLLKECAAAKVKIHLKSRIFSIENNGHFRLDTDQGLLEAGALVVATGGLSYAQLGASPFGYEIARRFGHGLIECRPGLVPLTLPPALSERWRELSGVSAEVRVSCGRASFREALLFTHRGLSGPAILQASSYWEAGEPLRIDLLPDLEVRDYLLQKKRAGERSELKNLLAALLPKRFVERWCELHFPSRPLPQYSDRELGELGALLKNWELVPEGTEGYAKAEVTRGGVDTAGLSSKTLQSQKVPGLYFIGEVVDVTGWLGGYNFQWAWASGFAAGQAL
- a CDS encoding prephenate dehydrogenase; the protein is MRGKWESKTVAKLYNNIAILGLGLIGGSIALDLKKRRLARRVVGYNRSAPSRRAALKRRACDAVTGDPVAAVRDADLVVLATPVRHIPELLRKIAPGLKKGAVVTDVGSTKENIVRRAKKLLPKGVVFVGGHPIAGTEKTGMASALEGLFEGRWWVFTPDSAASQKAAKRLSRLAKALGAKPLAISPKEHDEILAAISHLPHMLAYALVHAAMGLQGGKALKLSGSSFRDVTRIAASSAQMWTDIGLDNHREILRMIDRHEQFLKQLKGLLAKRDAKGLEKFFESAARVRRKL
- the pheA gene encoding prephenate dehydratase, translating into MGQSEDLKKHRDRIDALDAKLLDLLSKRGKEVQAIGRIKQKQGSAFHIPEREALVFQRLRRLNRGPYDNRAVEGIFREILSASLALEAPLQVAYLGPEGTYTHLAAIRKFGIATQFVPQTTPRQVFEQVVNSRVDYGIVPIENSTEGVVSHTLDLFMEFTLTICGEIQMEINHNLLSKAKDLRAIKKVYAHPQGLAQCRNWLEEHLPGAKLLPTDSNSKGAVLAAKEKGAAAIASDYAAKLYGLNVLRRHIEDYPNNFTRFLVIGKRATSPTGQDKTSIMFSTRDEPGVLFRLLKPLADHRINLTKIESRPLKKRAWEYVFFIDLDGHQESPEIREVLAQMEKECSFFQILGSYPREVGK
- a CDS encoding DUF1232 domain-containing protein, which translates into the protein MIRPMEVPSIKNLQQRALRLVQDPEQLDKLVQEADAKAQAQQSRLGAFWDELKTLLRLLRAYGTGRYRDVPWKSLLAAAGAVLYFLNPFDLIADFIYAFGFVDDAVVVGLVLSSIRRDLQRFTAWEQSQEIRTSDG
- a CDS encoding GIY-YIG nuclease family protein, translated to MNQAGWFVYILKCADGSLYTGIAKDLAKRLERHLEGKASRYTRARLPVTLVYQEPQPDRSAASIREAAIKRLSRPDKEALIQSA
- a CDS encoding long-chain fatty aldehyde decarbonylase; translation: MNAQAQQDWQSFLDEVTATESKHYLWLRSLSYLEYIGYRKMVKALGYDNVNKGVYHHLTDEIQHSYMLRELAEKNFGRQKGESFSQEYQDIAEDYFQKIDGEIDAWVQRANGAENPLYCYLLTSFIVEKRAMSVYPHYYNRLSEAPSKIIIQKIIKDESEHLSYLEGKMPLVPGFSEGEADALLAFESECFSEYLRRMQACFHRAYAA